The window GGGATGGGCTTTTCTGAGCGGAGGGTTGTAAACATCTCTTCAATCTGTGCAAAGGTTGGTTCGTATACAAACCCGCAGGCTCTGGCATTTGCAAAACAGAACTCACAGTTGAGGTTGCACCTGTTTGTCACATCCAGGTTTGCAAGGAGGGTTCCGGATGTATGCTGATCGCAGAGTCCGCAGTCTGACGGGCACCCCCTCCTCTCTTCCGGTGTCATTGAGTTGTCAACGCCTTTTCCGATGGCATTATAAGCATCGAACCGTCTGAACATCGCTGCATCTGACCAGTAGAGGGCTTTAAACTGACCATGATCCGGACATGTACGACTGATATAGATCCGGTTCTCTTCCTCGGTGAGATCGGCATCAGTTACGGAATTGCAGATGGGGCAGATGCTCTTTGTTTTACGCAGTATCATCTCAGGTTCACCGATCAATAACTTTCATTGTTGTATGTGATACACTATTTTTAAACCTTACACCATACCTATTGGAGAGATGGATGGTATAGGTTTCGACTTTTTATTCATAACGCTCCTCTCGGCCCTCTGGATTATGCTTCCTGCATATCTCCCAAACCCGGTCGCAGCAGCAACCGGTGGAGGCAGGCCGATAGACGGCGGCAGGGTCTTAAAAGATGGGGAAAGGATATTTGGAGATGGAAAAACCATCCGGGGGCTTGTCATTGGGATTGGCTCTGGTCTTCTGATAGGCCTTCTCCAGATCCTGGCATATTCGTGGCTGAACCTGACAATCCTGCCGGAACATACCCTGCTCTCAGTCACACTTCTGGCATCCGGCGCGCTACTGGGCGATCTCGGGAAGAGCTTTATAAAACGGCGCCGTGGCATCGGGAGGGGCGAGGCATGGCCGCTTGCCGACCAGTACGATCTCGTTCTGGGTGCATTCATCGCGCTTCTGCTTGTATACCCGGTCTGGTTCATAAGCACGATGACATTTCCGATCATCCTGGCAATTCTTGTGATCACCCCGCTTCTGCACCGCGGAGTAAACATTATTGGGTATATACTTGGCATTAAGGAGGTACCATGGTAGATGATATAGCGCAGATGCTGATCCGGCATCGTGCAATTGAATTTGGTGACTTTACCCTGGCATCAGGCCAGAAAAGCACCTATTATGTGGATATTAAGCATTCAGTGACAGAGCCTGCGCTTCTCTCTGCACTTGGCAGGGCTGTTGCGGAGAGGTTCGAATTCGATGTTATTGCCGGTGTTGCAGTCGGTGGCGTTCCCCTGGCAGTTTCAGTATCGCTTGCTTCCAATAAACCCTATGCAATCATCCGGGCCACCGACCGGGATCATGGAAAGGCTGCGCGGGTCATAGGCGATGTCAAAGGCAAACGGGTTCTTCTCATCGAGGATGTGACCACGTCGGGGGGGTCTGCAATCTATGGTGTGGAAGAGCTGAGAAAGGCTGGAGCTGTCATTGATCGTGTTGTTACAATCGTTGATCGGGAGCAGGGTGCCGAATCGCTTCTTGCCCGGCATGGGGTTGCCCTTCTTCCACTCACGCGGGTCAGCGAACTCATGAATACGTGAGAGTATATACGAGAGGGTGGTACATACATGACCATGCATTGTCTGGTTGTAGGTGGGGGCGGACGGGAACATGCACTGGCGAGGGCATTATCCTGTAATCCGGAAACCGTCCTCTTTGCTGCGATGTCCGGTAAGAATCCCGGAATCACAGCGCTTTGCCAGGATTATATCCTTACAGACGAGACTGACTGCGAACAAATCGTCTCATTTGCAAAGAAGCACGAAATCGACTATGCCGTGATCGGCCCTGAAGCTCCGCTGCAGGCAGGCGTTGTTGACGCCCTTCTGGAGCAGGATATCGGCTGTCTCGGCCCGACGGTGGCAGCCGCACGGATAGAGACTGACAAAGCCTTCTGCAGGAGGCTGATGAAGGAGTACCAGGTGGATGGCCTCCCCGATTATCGGATATTTGATGATCCTGCCGATGCGGCCGGGTTCATCTCATCGCATGAGGAGGATCTCGTCATCAAGCCGGCTGGACTGACCGGCGGCAAAGGTGTCAGGGTGATGGGCGA is drawn from Methanocalculus natronophilus and contains these coding sequences:
- a CDS encoding CDP-2,3-bis-(O-geranylgeranyl)-sn-glycerol synthase, with protein sequence MLPAYLPNPVAAATGGGRPIDGGRVLKDGERIFGDGKTIRGLVIGIGSGLLIGLLQILAYSWLNLTILPEHTLLSVTLLASGALLGDLGKSFIKRRRGIGRGEAWPLADQYDLVLGAFIALLLVYPVWFISTMTFPIILAILVITPLLHRGVNIIGYILGIKEVPW
- the pyrE gene encoding orotate phosphoribosyltransferase — protein: MVDDIAQMLIRHRAIEFGDFTLASGQKSTYYVDIKHSVTEPALLSALGRAVAERFEFDVIAGVAVGGVPLAVSVSLASNKPYAIIRATDRDHGKAARVIGDVKGKRVLLIEDVTTSGGSAIYGVEELRKAGAVIDRVVTIVDREQGAESLLARHGVALLPLTRVSELMNT